From Actinomycetota bacterium, one genomic window encodes:
- a CDS encoding glycosyltransferase 87 family protein: MIAVPGRDRAALWVSLAVLGGTLLLAYGGKAVCLDGEPGFWGVTRYCYSDVRVLWGYRGFDVDALPYAGVPPGYPVDYTFEYPPGLAFPAWLIALATDSRAAFFNLHAVTFAAAAVATLWQLERALTDLARTGRPRSRWRLLGFALSPGLVLFGMQNWDLWAVVLVAAGLAAAARRRPMHAAVWFGLGAAVKWWPALLVVTLLVGPWAPRDRRRRLALRPAAVAAGVWALAQLPAVVVSPTAWARSLAFHLERGANLDSAVSALGSVGAELLPGRFWGGGFTTLATVVSLTLLLVGTAYISWRLERGNVDPGDAALALVALFLFTSKVFSPQFVLWLLPVAVLSTVSWTPVLAVEASNAGVWLLYGPWMALGAEPRFAGLLRAAQGMAVVRWATVGWLVTVALGRSAGREHPDQDQGGGQHSRKEPQLAVAHVPGEEA; encoded by the coding sequence GTGATCGCCGTGCCTGGTCGCGACCGCGCCGCCTTGTGGGTGTCGCTAGCCGTGCTCGGCGGCACGCTGCTGCTCGCCTACGGCGGGAAGGCCGTGTGCCTCGACGGGGAGCCGGGGTTCTGGGGCGTCACCCGCTACTGCTACTCGGACGTGCGGGTGCTGTGGGGGTACCGCGGGTTCGATGTGGACGCGCTCCCCTACGCCGGCGTGCCGCCGGGCTACCCCGTGGACTACACGTTCGAGTACCCCCCGGGGCTGGCGTTCCCCGCGTGGCTGATCGCGCTCGCCACCGACTCCCGCGCCGCGTTCTTCAACCTGCACGCGGTGACGTTCGCCGCAGCGGCGGTCGCGACCCTGTGGCAGCTCGAACGCGCCCTGACCGACCTCGCCAGGACAGGGCGACCGCGATCGCGCTGGCGGCTCCTGGGTTTCGCGCTGTCGCCAGGGCTGGTGCTGTTCGGCATGCAGAACTGGGACCTGTGGGCGGTCGTGCTGGTGGCTGCCGGGCTGGCGGCCGCGGCACGGCGACGCCCGATGCACGCGGCGGTGTGGTTCGGGCTGGGTGCAGCGGTCAAGTGGTGGCCGGCGTTGCTGGTCGTGACGCTGCTCGTCGGTCCGTGGGCGCCGCGGGACCGGCGCCGCCGCCTGGCCTTGCGACCCGCTGCGGTGGCGGCCGGCGTGTGGGCGTTGGCGCAGCTCCCCGCGGTGGTGGTCAGCCCCACGGCGTGGGCTCGATCACTCGCGTTCCACCTCGAACGCGGCGCCAACCTCGATTCCGCCGTGTCGGCGCTGGGATCTGTGGGGGCGGAGCTGCTCCCCGGCCGTTTCTGGGGCGGGGGGTTCACGACGCTGGCCACGGTGGTGTCGCTGACGCTGCTGTTGGTGGGCACGGCGTACATCAGCTGGCGTCTGGAACGCGGCAACGTCGATCCCGGCGACGCCGCACTCGCACTGGTCGCTCTGTTCCTGTTCACGAGCAAGGTCTTCTCGCCACAGTTCGTGTTGTGGCTGCTGCCCGTCGCCGTGCTGTCGACCGTGTCGTGGACGCCGGTCCTCGCCGTCGAGGCGAGCAACGCGGGGGTGTGGTTGCTGTACGGCCCGTGGATGGCGCTGGGAGCCGAACCGCGGTTCGCAGGGTTGCTGCGTGCCGCACAGGGCATGGCGGTCGTTCGCTGGGCGACGGTCGGGTGGCTGGTGACCGTTGCGCTGGGTCGATCAGCGGGGCGTGAACACCCCGACCAGGACCAGGGCGGCGGCCAGCACAGCCGCAAGGAACCGCAGCTCGCCGTCGCCCACGTACCAGGCGAAGAGGCCTAG
- a CDS encoding DUF2231 domain-containing protein, protein MESRVKFLGHALHQQLIPFPFGLLATAVIFDILYLVTGADDLATVAYWLIAAGIIGGVAAALPGFVDWLGIPSGTRAKKVGLLHGSGNAVLLVLFATSWVLRREAPESPDAIAYVASFAGFVLALFTGWLGGELVDRHAVGIDEGAHADAPHSLSGRPAHQDQAPQVRR, encoded by the coding sequence GTGGAAAGCCGGGTGAAGTTCCTCGGACACGCCCTGCACCAGCAGCTGATCCCGTTCCCCTTCGGCCTGCTCGCGACCGCCGTCATCTTCGACATCCTCTACCTGGTCACCGGCGCCGATGACCTGGCCACCGTCGCGTACTGGTTGATCGCGGCCGGCATCATCGGCGGCGTGGCGGCCGCGCTGCCCGGGTTCGTGGACTGGCTCGGCATCCCCAGCGGGACGCGGGCCAAGAAGGTCGGTCTCCTCCACGGCTCCGGGAACGCGGTCCTGCTCGTCCTGTTCGCGACCAGCTGGGTGCTGCGGCGTGAGGCGCCCGAGTCACCCGACGCGATCGCCTACGTTGCGTCCTTCGCCGGTTTCGTCCTGGCCCTGTTCACCGGGTGGCTGGGGGGCGAGCTGGTCGACCGGCACGCCGTGGGGATCGACGAAGGCGCCCACGCAGACGCTCCCCACTCACTGTCGGGTCGCCCCGCCCACCAGGACCAGGCGCCTCAGGTCCGGCGGTGA